Proteins from a single region of Haloarcula laminariae:
- a CDS encoding response regulator, translating to MSETETSRAVEILLAEDNPGDVKLTEKALEKGNVLNNLHVVNDGVEAMAFLRQEGEYDSAPRPDLLLLDLNMPRMDGQEVLAEMKSDEDLRRIPVVVLTSSAAEEDIVESYDHHANAYLTKPVDFDGFVDIVGSIEEFWLSVVKRPPR from the coding sequence ATGAGTGAGACCGAGACGAGCCGGGCGGTCGAAATCCTGCTGGCCGAGGACAACCCCGGCGACGTCAAGCTGACCGAGAAGGCACTGGAGAAGGGGAACGTGCTCAACAACCTCCACGTCGTCAACGACGGCGTCGAGGCGATGGCGTTTCTCAGACAGGAGGGGGAGTACGACTCGGCGCCCCGGCCGGACCTGCTCCTGCTCGATTTGAACATGCCCCGGATGGACGGACAGGAGGTGTTAGCCGAGATGAAGTCCGACGAGGACCTGCGACGCATTCCGGTGGTCGTCCTGACCAGCTCCGCGGCGGAGGAGGACATCGTCGAGTCGTACGACCACCACGCCAACGCCTACCTGACGAAGCCGGTCGACTTCGACGGGTTCGTCGACATCGTCGGCTCCATCGAGGAGTTCTGGCTCTCCGTCGTCAAGCGACCACCGAGATGA